The genomic DNA TTTTGTCCGTCGCCTTCATCAGCATGGCTTCTACATCACGGACGCGGATTTGCCAACGTCTGCCCCATGTGCTCAGTTCCTAGCACAGGGAGCATCAATTTCCACTCCGAGCCAGGTACGTAGTCCCTCTAGCTGTGAGATGGCTCTCGGCACAGCGGCATTGGTGGCCAGCCAGTGCAAAGTGAGGTGGCTGACAGCTGGTGACACTTGGGTACTTGTGCTTCTGAGAACCCTCCATCACTCTGCGGCTGGCAAATGAGAGAAATGCAAGCAGGGGTGATtattacaagggctgctctgcacgTAGTGCCTCCTCgtttatgttggcccatgaaaggtggcagcagaggggcagtgtgacagAATGGCATGGGACGTGGCTGTGCGTATGAAACGAAGGTGTGCAACGGAATTCTTTTGTGTGGAAACGGCCCCTGAGAGTCCGCTCCGACGGTCTCTTGAGATTCCAATTCTCATGCCTTGTGTCTTTGTTTTCCCAGTCTTGAAATGGTGGTGACTAACTCTTcctctttgcattttgcagttaCTGTGCTACTATCATCCCTATTTCCAGAGAGATCGTCTCCAGTGCCAAAGAAGATTCAAGCGGAGTCTTGGAGCTAGGAGGAGACCAGCTTCCTCCTTGCAGGCCTTCCAGTGGGGTTGGCAGGagggccagcagagcagaagcctGCAGCCAGAGATGCAGTCAGGCGCTGCTGCACGGGCGGGCAGTGAGCtccctggcagcagctgcaatgctgctgctgctgctgctgctgctgctgcacatcacAGCAGACGTCCAGCACCAAGCGGTCCTTTTCCACGGGGGCTGAGACCCGATAGCGGAGCTGGGGGTGATGGAGTTGGACGCCGCTACAACTTGCGCCCCAGGAAGcgctgctgatggcagcagtagTGTAGGAGATAGTGTAGAGTCgtagtttagaaaataaatgtttaaaatgcttctcccttgtcctgtcctgTTTCTTCGGTCTGACTGAAGGCTACTCTTCCTACGcccaagggggggggggggggggggggggggggggttgccTTTAGGGAGCCTTCCATGAGTTTCCCCCATCCCCGCCCCGTGGGTTTTGGCAAAGGTGCCAAACGCAAAGCAGGCACTGTGCGAAGCAAGCCTGATGCACGGAGTGATGGGAGCCCGGGGCGTGCAGGTGTGCATCTGGAGCAGCGCAAAGTGCCTGGtccctctgcctgcctgtcctCTGGGGGTGGGTgagtgggtgggtgggtgggtgccCCGGTGTCCCAGGGACAGGAGGTGTGCCGTCCTCGCTGTGCACTTCCTTCTGGCCCGCGTGTACTTTGAGGAAGTATGGCAGCTTCAAGCGGTTCAGTTTCTAGGATGGCTTCTAGGATGTGGCTCCTGGGCCAATCAGCAGGCTCCTTGGGTTACGCTTGAGGTAGCCCTTATCTTTCCCATTCTTCGTGCTCAACTACTTCTGCCCTTTTAGGAATAAAACCAATTAGCCCTTTATTCACTGGTGTAACTGGTATGTGCCCCAGTACCAAAGTAAGAGTGGATGCAGGCTCCTTTGATGACTCCCTCTAGCTGGAGAGAACCCACCTCATCAGAGGGAATGCTTTAGACAGCACACATGGGCTTGTGTTACATCGCTGCTACTTGTGGCTTGGTTCACCTGCAGACCCGGTGATGAAGTGCACGTTGTGTGCGTTGGACTCACTTCCAATTGTGTCAGAGAAGGCGGAGCTGCAAAG from Lagopus muta isolate bLagMut1 chromosome 5, bLagMut1 primary, whole genome shotgun sequence includes the following:
- the LOC125694027 gene encoding heat shock factor protein 5-like yields the protein METPSSETSGASVPSTESAVSASAARRLGAKRAAAHAALGPLQEEKASPFSPGEVSAKRRCRGLSEQCCGYDSDMTSCSFLNTLWKVVESVGFQSIRWGDEGDFIVIEEAFFRAEVLARGGTLQVFDVGNMKDFVRRLHQHGFYITDADLPTSAPCAQFLAQGASISTPSQLLCYYHPYFQRDRLQCQRRFKRSLGARRRPASSLQAFQWGWQEGQQSRSLQPEMQSGAAARAGSELPGSSCNAAAAAAAAAAHHSRRPAPSGPFPRGLRPDSGAGGDGVGRRYNLRPRKRC